The Bacteroidia bacterium genome includes a region encoding these proteins:
- a CDS encoding winged helix-turn-helix domain-containing protein, whose amino-acid sequence MEITQNLQDGIHTSAQIKKGLKEQAFLLGYDFLVYPPTHEIAILEGFEVKHSFKVEPRLMQVLICLAEDAGNLVPRSELIKKVWNNYGGAEEGLMQAISKLRKFLLDDARQQQVIQTIPKKGYRLVPAVKILDKKTLAKLQGTEGEEIRKEEKLGAFTGFIERLTRPRFFLAFLFLSVVVIFILSILSYMSFWIAVAL is encoded by the coding sequence ATGGAAATCACACAGAATCTTCAGGATGGAATACATACAAGCGCACAAATAAAAAAAGGCTTGAAAGAGCAGGCTTTTTTGTTAGGCTATGATTTTCTGGTCTATCCTCCCACGCATGAAATCGCAATCCTGGAAGGCTTTGAGGTGAAGCACAGTTTTAAGGTTGAGCCTCGTTTGATGCAGGTATTGATATGTCTGGCGGAAGATGCCGGAAATTTGGTTCCCCGTTCTGAATTGATAAAAAAAGTCTGGAACAACTATGGTGGGGCAGAGGAGGGTTTGATGCAGGCCATTTCCAAACTTCGAAAATTCCTGCTGGATGATGCCAGACAGCAGCAGGTAATTCAGACCATTCCTAAAAAAGGCTATCGCCTGGTCCCGGCAGTCAAAATCCTTGACAAAAAAACCCTGGCAAAATTGCAGGGAACAGAGGGAGAGGAAATCAGAAAAGAAGAAAAGCTAGGTGCTTTTACCGGATTCATTGAACGCCTTACTCGGCCCCGATTTTTCCTTGCCTTTTTATTTCTATCTGTAGTCGTCATATTTATCCTCTCTATCCTTTCTTATATGAGTTTTTGGATCGCTGTAGCTCTCTAA
- a CDS encoding serine hydrolase domain-containing protein, with product MFKNILFVAVILTLTHSFLLGQNLVESQDFDPIKEQIQSWIEGGDIPSMSIAVAQDGKLIWKEAFGWANKEKNVKAQPQHIYALGSLAKSMAATGTMTLVEQGKLSLEDEINPLIAPAKLKNYHGPASDIKLKHVLNMSAGIPHGWTTYPDQIFTAFSEEEKDRFIDKIGHVTFPPGKIQQYSNYSYGILDLVMERQSGKSLEAYMQSEVFQPLGMKNSHTSYQNDKADQFVSLYNREGAIDPYHFLPYGGGGYYSTAEDLIEYGLFYLKNRKEGRKRILSDRSIDLMHTYEGAPGMFKIGFFNTGSLIISNGNITGANAMLMMVPEKNIVIVCLTNTHINGYADQAAGMILGHILPDFDSGMDREKYAAVFETPYQDAPELLGEWKGEIASIEGSIPLRLSCNKGDGIKLKVGEEDWKELNYPTFNQYQKLEGSFRAYIPLPEKENEEESRCVFSLHYDQGKLYGHIQSMFSSEEASFSYGVFVSLEKE from the coding sequence ATGTTCAAAAACATCCTATTTGTTGCTGTAATATTGACCCTCACTCATTCCTTCCTTTTGGGACAAAATCTTGTTGAGTCTCAGGACTTTGATCCGATCAAAGAACAAATTCAATCCTGGATAGAAGGCGGGGATATTCCCTCTATGTCCATCGCTGTTGCCCAGGATGGTAAACTGATATGGAAGGAGGCTTTTGGTTGGGCGAATAAAGAAAAGAATGTCAAAGCCCAGCCGCAACACATCTATGCCCTCGGTTCTTTGGCGAAATCTATGGCTGCTACGGGTACTATGACTTTGGTGGAGCAAGGCAAATTATCTCTGGAAGATGAAATTAATCCCCTGATTGCTCCTGCAAAATTGAAAAATTATCATGGCCCTGCATCTGATATAAAACTCAAGCATGTGCTGAATATGAGTGCCGGTATCCCACATGGCTGGACTACCTATCCAGATCAGATTTTCACTGCCTTTTCGGAAGAAGAGAAAGATAGATTCATAGATAAAATCGGGCATGTAACCTTTCCTCCGGGCAAGATTCAGCAATACTCCAATTATTCTTATGGCATCCTGGACTTAGTTATGGAACGTCAGAGTGGAAAATCACTGGAAGCCTACATGCAATCAGAAGTATTCCAGCCTTTGGGGATGAAAAACAGCCATACTTCTTACCAAAATGATAAGGCCGATCAGTTTGTAAGCTTGTACAATCGGGAAGGAGCGATAGATCCTTATCACTTTCTCCCCTATGGAGGCGGGGGCTATTATTCTACAGCAGAAGATCTTATAGAATACGGACTTTTTTACCTAAAAAACCGGAAAGAAGGACGTAAAAGAATCCTCAGCGATAGAAGTATTGATCTCATGCATACCTATGAGGGAGCTCCGGGCATGTTCAAAATTGGTTTCTTCAATACGGGAAGTCTGATCATCAGCAATGGGAATATCACCGGAGCAAATGCCATGTTGATGATGGTTCCTGAAAAAAATATCGTGATCGTTTGCCTCACAAATACCCACATCAATGGCTACGCAGATCAGGCTGCCGGAATGATCCTGGGACATATCTTGCCTGATTTTGATTCCGGTATGGATAGAGAAAAGTATGCAGCAGTATTCGAAACGCCTTATCAGGATGCTCCAGAACTATTGGGAGAGTGGAAAGGGGAGATAGCAAGTATAGAGGGAAGTATACCCTTACGTTTGTCATGCAATAAAGGAGATGGGATAAAGCTGAAAGTCGGAGAAGAAGATTGGAAGGAATTGAATTATCCAACATTCAACCAATACCAAAAACTAGAAGGGAGTTTTCGCGCTTACATTCCCCTGCCTGAAAAAGAAAATGAGGAAGAAAGCAGATGTGTGTTTAGCCTGCATTACGATCAGGGGAAATTATATGGGCATATCCAATCTATGTTTAGTTCGGAGGAAGCCTCTTTTTCCTATGGCGTATTTGTGAGTCTTGAGAAGGAATAG